The window CTCGTGTATTCGAAACCCGCCTTGCTTCGCTCATCGGAGCGGCGAGCGTTCTCTAGAGCTTGCTGAATAGAATGACTTACTCTGTAAAATTCCTTGCAAAAATATATTCTTGAACTGAAATCTAGTATTTGTCGGTTCGACGATCGAGTTGATATTCATCTCCGAATGGCGCGTTTCTCTGTTCAGCCCCCTAGCACGGTCGAAGAGAACGGCCGAGATCATATGGGGAGCGCGGGAGGAGGATATGATCAGTGAATCCGACTTGAGGGAAATCGACCTCTATTCATTTCAAGTACGCTTGCTTACCTGATTAGTCCATAAGCCATCTGGAATGTGCAAAGATGAGACATTGGGCGGTGCATGCGAAATATGAActgctttcttttgttgatgtGGTGCGAAATCTAGGGTCTCCTGAAGCATGAGGGGAAAGCGAAGTTTGGCACAGCATTTCGGCAGTGGCAGGTGGATGCTGCAAATTTTTGCATCGACGGTCACTATCCCGTGAGGGAATTGTGGCAACGTGCTAGGGACTGCTGGAACAAAATTCTTGCCCATGAAAGCAGGTCTGTTCTCGTGGTTGCCCACAATGCTGTTAATCAGGCTCTTGTCGCTACCGCTATTGGTACTTCATCCTTTCACTCTTCAGATGAATGTCTGGACATACGAGTTCTGAGACAGCCGTGTTATCCATCcgacctttttcttttgtcgttCTTCCTCTCGATGACCAGGATTAGGAACAGAATATTTCCGGATTTTGCTACAAAGCAATTGCGGAGTCAGTGTACTGGATTTTACCCCGGGAGCTGAGGGTGGATCCCCATTTATATGCCTCAACCGGCTAAATCAGGTATGCGTCATTCAAGTACGCGATGATATACCCATGATTGTTTACTACATTAAAGCCCTTCTGGTGTAATGATCGAACGACACTGCACAGACTCCAGCTTCGCCTGTTGCTGCTGGCGCAGGCAGAAAAACCAGCAAGAGGATCATACTTATCTGTCATGGAGTAACAGAGAGCGGTGCTGAGGTAAACGCAATGACCTGATTACTTATTATTTAagcacaaaaaaaggaaaaacacccTGACTGCATATTCATTAGGGAATCACATGTCTGATTACTTCTGTGATTCACCTCTCAATAAGACGCAGGTCACTGAAATGTCAAGTTCACTTAACTGATTGGGCTTGGTGGATATTTCTGTGCCTTGTCCTTGGTTTCTATATGGCAAATATAACGTTGAACATGTCATTGTAggctttaaatttttctttttaggccAAATTGTAGGGCTATTGTGCATAGCTTCTTTTCTAGTTGTAGTGCAATTGGTTGTCAACTCAGACTATTCTTTACTGCACTTACTGTTATGTACGAATGCCTAGAGATCCATCTTACTAAGTAGGACGCCTCTTGTGCACTTCAAATTAAACTTGCTAGATGGGGATTCATAGTGAGGATTTTCTTGTTTGGGTGGACTTTTATCTGTACTTCTCAGATCTCTTCCGCTCCTCAGGTATACACTTTAGCTGATGACATTTTTCACTGGAAGGCAGTATATTGGACTGTGCCTGTGCTGCCATtatctttttattctatttccaGCTTCTTCAGTCTCTTGGTTTTAAGATTATGATATTAACTTTTGATAATGTGCAGGTGACTTTTCCAAGTCATGGTAATGAAACATTGAACCTGCTTGGAATCATACAGGTTTGACTCTTAGGATAAACCATATAGGTGACGCACAGGAATGGGCTCCTTTGCATTCTTataatctattttcttttgcccCATATGACAGTCCCAGAAAATTGCAGAGCTTCTTCTTGATTTGAAGGTCAGCTCGGTAATCAGCAGTCCGAGGAGTGCCAGCATTGAGACAGCCATGGCTGTATCGAAAGTAAGCCCATGTCCTGGTCCTCACATCAGCATATCATTATAGCTATGAAAAATATGCCCCTACCCTAGGTTCTCAAGGAACTTAGTTACGCTATTGCAAAGTTAATCTCACTCTTAAGTCGTCCTTACCACTGCAGATTCAAGAAGCTGCAGACTGCTTGGGTGCTGACTGTGTGCCACGTTATGTTGAGATGAAGCAAATGCAGGAACTTGAATGTGAAAGCATTCTGCAGCAATCGAAGAAGGTAAAGGCATCCGATAGTGACAATGAATTAAACTTCTTTCTCCTACTGCCTAGTGCCAATGGCATCTTAAAGTTCTGATGAATCCACTCTTAGTAGGGCTGTGTTATGGGAATTACAGCAGCTGAACATGCATCTGGTTTTTGAGGGGGATATTGCCCGTGTCTTTTTTCCTGCAGGATGCTGCCCCAGTTCCTTTTCTTCAACCCGGCTGGCTAAAACAACAGGAAGACAAAGTCCTCACAGCACTGTGGGATCAGTCGGGGAGAGCCTGGCAGTCTCTCTTGGACGAACTATCCGGTGGATCCGAGCCTGAAAAAGTTGTGGCAGCAGTGGGGCATCCGGTGGCTCACATCGCACTGATGGGGCACTGCCTGGGTTTGACAAAAGAATGGATGGGATCGTTTCACCTTGACACGGGGAGCATCAGTGTCATCGACTTCCCAGATGGACCGGCAGGAAGAGGTGTTATCCGGTGCATAA of the Eucalyptus grandis isolate ANBG69807.140 chromosome 10, ASM1654582v1, whole genome shotgun sequence genome contains:
- the LOC104421262 gene encoding probable 2-carboxy-D-arabinitol-1-phosphatase, coding for MLSSTSALVVPNLLLRRADPRAGPTRARPGRCGLLAVRSASSSVTQKPPAPAIVEDREGDPAAELRGSAKFPAIRAAKRVVLVRHGQSTWNAEGRIQGSSDFAVLTKKGEAQAETSRLMLIDDSFDVCFTSPLARSKRTAEIIWGAREEDMISESDLREIDLYSFQGLLKHEGKAKFGTAFRQWQVDAANFCIDGHYPVRELWQRARDCWNKILAHESRSVLVVAHNAVNQALVATAIGLGTEYFRILLQSNCGVSVLDFTPGAEGGSPFICLNRLNQTPASPVAAGAGRKTSKRIILICHGVTESGAEVTFPSHGNETLNLLGIIQSQKIAELLLDLKVSSVISSPRSASIETAMAVSKIQEAADCLGADCVPRYVEMKQMQELECESILQQSKKDAAPVPFLQPGWLKQQEDKVLTALWDQSGRAWQSLLDELSGGSEPEKVVAAVGHPVAHIALMGHCLGLTKEWMGSFHLDTGSISVIDFPDGPAGRGVIRCINYTAHLGRWSIPITRPTLDDEDF